The region GGGATTAAGGCTTCAATTTTTAATCTAATCTGCTCGGTTTTATCTGCAGCATCTAAGATGCAGCAATTATCGAGTAATATCACAAATTCTTCGCCACCAAAACGAGCGGCAATATCTTCAGTGCGATTACTACTCGTTAATACCTGAGCAATGGCTTTAAGCACTGTGTCTCCAGATTGATGGCCAAAACGATCATTAACCTGTTTAAAATGGTCGATATCTAGCATGACTAATGATAACACTTCATCATTTCTAGCCGCTCTTGCCATTTTGTTTTTAGCGGTGTCGATAAGAAAATGGCGATTAAATAATCCAGTCAGTTGGTCGTGTAAAGCAAGGCACCTGAGTGCATCACGTTGTTGCTTCAATTTCATATGTGCACCGACTCTTGCAAGGACGATTGCAGGACGTATCGGCTTAGTGATGTAATCGACGGCACCTAATTGAAGCCCAAATTCTTCTTCATCATCACTGTCTCTTCCGGTGACAAAAATAATAGGGATATGCTGGGTAAGGGGATTATCTTTG is a window of Shewanella sp. VB17 DNA encoding:
- a CDS encoding diguanylate cyclase, whose product is MDDQETILIVDDTNTNIAVLGACLQNRYHLKVAMDGKRCIELAVQEPIPDLILLDVIMPGMDGYDVCRHLKDNPLTQHIPIIFVTGRDSDDEEEFGLQLGAVDYITKPIRPAIVLARVGAHMKLKQQRDALRCLALHDQLTGLFNRHFLIDTAKNKMARAARNDEVLSLVMLDIDHFKQVNDRFGHQSGDTVLKAIAQVLTSSNRTEDIAARFGGEEFVILLDNCCILDAADKTEQIRLKIEALIPEGIFVTASFGIAECQVNESFDQLLARADAALYLAKEQGRNRIVKANNTRE